In Carya illinoinensis cultivar Pawnee chromosome 16, C.illinoinensisPawnee_v1, whole genome shotgun sequence, a single window of DNA contains:
- the LOC122299704 gene encoding auxin-responsive protein SAUR71-like encodes MATSTKRAETIRLILRLKQVMLRWKYTSLRRQTVSPTSSRSGRRIPPGFLGVYVGQERKRFVIPTRFLNLPVFVALLDKAEEEFGFQRTGGLVLPCEVGFFEEMLKLLERDEGRFGRLGLEELLMMVSEVSSGSCREATSRVYGHLVIPLLQKARIV; translated from the coding sequence ATGGCGACCTCCACGAAACGGGCCGAGACGATCCGCCTAATCTTGCGGCTCAAACAAGTCATGCTCCGGTGGAAGTACACGAGTCTCCGGCGCCAAACAGTCTCGCCTACCTCCTCCCGCTCGGGTAGGCGCATCCCGCCCGGTTTTCTAGGGGTTTATGTAGGCCAGGAACGCAAGCGTTTCGTGATTCCCACCAGGTTCCTGAACCTACCCGTGTTCGTTGCTCTGCTCGATAAAGCCGAGGAAGAGTTCGGGTTCCAGAGAACAGGCGGTTTGGTTCTTCCCTGTGAAGTAGGGTTCTTCGAAGAAATGCTGAAGCTTTTGGAGAGAGATGAAGGCAGATTCGGGAGACTTGGTTTGGAGGAGTTGTTGATGATGGTTTCTGAAGTGAGTTCTGGATCTTGCAGGGAAGCAACGTCACGTGTTTATGGCCATTTGGTCATTCCTCTGCTGCAGAAAGCTAGGATCGTCTGA
- the LOC122298452 gene encoding uncharacterized protein LOC122298452, which yields MAAFMSMKTTKTKKMKRKDLELDCFHEDFSDLALSSPARKIRRLDAELPPIMEEEPGIPRGVRGVGATDALELESEFPSNDEKAIVLFEPLKRPPLLQSPASNLSLSVDSHIMSGFKNQLFGSNQYGQVKSAEEEESIKDKNNGCLAVVPWVPSQLRPAPGTEVPQLMEEAEEMVAAMDIEEDNNQNNASIEQSHPSVHYMYGGIVGSEGLYQWQQQHCMIPQLPQNTYTPISWFQ from the exons ATGGCTGCCTTCATGAGCATGAAAACAACGAAGACCAAGAAGATGAAAAGGAAGGACCTTGAGCTCGACTGCTTTCACGAAGACTTCTCCGATCTCGCTCTCTCTTCCCCCGCTCGAAAGATTCGCCGCCTG GATGCTGAGTTGCCTCCAATTATGGAGGAAGAGCCAGGGATTCCTCGGGGAGTAAGAGGAGTTGGAGCTACTGACGCTTTAGAATTGGAATCAGAATTTCCGTCCAATGATGAGAAGGCCATTGTTCTCTTCGAGCCTTTGAAAAGACCTCCTCTTTTACAGTCTCCGGCTtcgaatctctctctctccgttgaTTCGCACATAATGTCTGGCTTTAAGA ATCAATTATTTGGGTCGAACCAGTATGGTCAAGTAAAATCagctgaagaagaagaatcgataaaagacaaaaataatgGTTGTTTGGCTGTTGTTCCTTGGGTTCCATCTCAGCTTCGTCCCGCTCCGGGCACCGAGGTTCCCCAGTTGATGGAGGAGGCTGAAGAAATGGTTGCAGCTATGGATATTGAAGAAGATAACAACCAAAACAATGCGAGCATAGAGCAAAGCCACCCAAGTGTACATTATATGTACGGTGGAATTGTGGGAAGCGAGGGCTTATATCAGTGGCAGCAACAGCATTGCATGATACCACAGCTTCCTCAAAACACATACACGCCCATTTCATGGTTccagtaa
- the LOC122298393 gene encoding uncharacterized protein LOC122298393 produces MGGGMEANKNKFIEDWGSARENLELNFRWTRRNLALVGIFGLAVPILVYKGIVREFHMQDEDAGRPYRKFL; encoded by the exons atgggggGAGGAATGGAGGCGAACAAGAACAAGTTCATAGAGGACTGGGGCAGTGCCCGTGAGAACCTCGAGCTCAACTTCCGCTGGACTCGCCGCAACCTCGCCCTTGTCGGCATCTTCGGTCTCGCTGTCCCCATCCTCGTCTACAAGGGCATCGTCCGTGAATTC CATATGCAAGATGAGGATGCAGGCAGACCGTACAGGAAGTTTCTGTGA